From Aspergillus fumigatus Af293 chromosome 3, whole genome shotgun sequence, a single genomic window includes:
- a CDS encoding AAA family ATPase has translation MSRLLDAIARLGPAIQRTSSDPRPVVLMTCAVAGSGKTTFAKSICSAYPSFTRLSIDAYVYSHHGLWNVDYPKEHYEKYQEEAEAALRQQLVHILQHDDANVVLDFSFAFREDREAWKALISEFGGRWVLVYLNVDPTEIRRRVAARNALIDKDGDSAFYLTEDLLERYINGFERPVGEGEIVINLD, from the exons ATGAGCCGTCTGTTGGATGCTATAGCTCGCCTTGGTCCTGCCATTCAGCGCACTTCCTCGGATCCTCGCCCGGTTGTCTTGATGACCTGCGCCGTGGCAG GATCTGGGAAGACCACTTTCGCAAAATCAATCTGCTCCGCCTATCCATCTTTCACTCGTCTCTCCATTGACGCGTATGTCTACTCTCATCATGGCCTTTGGAACGTGGACTACCCCAAGGAACACTATGAGAAGTATCAAGAAGAGGCGGAAGCAGCTCTGAGGCAGCAGCTTGTCCATATTCTCCAACATGACGATGCAAACGTCGTCCTTGACTTCTCTTTCGCATTCCGTGAAGACCGTGAGGCGTGGAAAGCACTCATCTCGGAATTCGGTGGGCGCTGGGTCCTGGTTTATCTGAACGTGGATCCAACAGAGATTCGGCGAAGAGTAGCCGCTAGGAATGCACTGATTGACAAAGATGGAGACTCGGCATTCTACTTAACAGAAGATCTGTTGGAACGGTACATTAATGGATTCGAACGACCGGTTGGAGAGGGGGAGATTGTCATCAACTTGGATTAA
- a CDS encoding putative MFS peptide transporter: protein MRPEAQSAATSGTYKFLENYVQNSVSDPLRPGALGLGQSKASLLVNIFLIISYMTPMAAGILADGYLGRYRTVLLSMTLYVLGVAVLFATSIPSMLHRGAGLPGLIVAMILVSLSLGGIKASLPPHACSVVKSSSGSGLPRKENALLLIPTSHWNMLLMCMNIGAQSRIAATFMEKDIDFWAAYLLSLCSIVTGVLLLYVGRRFISYVLLPAVQALWIAIRHGFRMDAARPDAVARDGITVTWSDELIDELKSALFACRAFTPFVIFWLCQAQMTTNTVSQAAEMETHRVPNDMLPNLNSITVIIALPLVTKFAYPFLHRRGIPTPPLRRVALGFFLEALAMGYAAGIQGWIYSSGPCYEHPRACAASMNGSLPNHVNIGYQSPVYVLEGLSEIFASPAGYEYTFTKAPKSMKSIIQALYGLTAAGGSIIALALTPTNKDPDLLGMYAGVSGAMFVAAVIVMVVSYKHEGRTARDDDSLSQVWSLFKIIPIIRAECFKSEVRLPGLRKHCTVDVLFIITFGCTCPYFRLTYTCSHWSQSSDTMFHALWALNLMTDISESRKKI from the exons ATGAGACCAGAGGCACAAAGTGCCGCT ACATCAGGAACTTACAAATTCTTAGAAAACTATGTCCAGAACTCAGTATCGGATCCACTGCGCCCGGGGGCTTTAGGTCTTGGACAATCCAAAGCATCTCTCTTggtcaatatcttcttgatcatcaGTTATATGACGCCCATGGCAGCCGGTATACTGGCGGATGGGTATTTGGGCCGGTATCGTACAGTGCTATTGTCCATGAC TCTCTACGTATTGGGCGTAGCAGTGCTCTTTGCCACCTCCATTCCGTCCATGCTCCACAGGGGAGCTGGGCTTCCCGGCCTTATTGTGGCGATGATCCTCGTCAGCTTGTCCCTTGGTGGAATTAAAGCTTCGCTTCCCCCCCATGCTTG CAGTGTAGTAAAATCAAGCAGCGGATCCGGATTACCAAGAAAGGAGAACGCGTTATTGTTGATCCCGACGTCACACTGGAATATGCTTTTGAT GTGTATGAACATCGGAGCACAGTCCCGGATTGCAGCTACGTTCATGGAAAAGGACATTGACTTCTGGGCCGCGtacctcctctctctctgCTCGATCGTGACCGGCGTACTGTTACTGTACGTCGGTCGCCGGTTCATTAGTTA TGTACTACTGCCCGCTGTGCAAGCTCTCTGGATCGCGATTCGGCACGGCTTTCGCATGGATGCGGCGAGGCCCGATGCTGTCGCTAGGGACGGAATAACGGTCACTTGGTCCGATGAGCTcattgatgagctgaagAGCGCCTTGTTTGCCTGCCGTGCATT CACGCCATTTGTTATCTTCTGGCTTTGCCAGGCGCAGATGACTACGAATACTGTGTCGCAAGCGGCTGAAATGGAGACTCACAGGGTGCCCAACGACATGCTCCCTAATTTGAACTCCATAACCGTGATAATCGCACTACCGCTCGTCACCAAATTCGCCTACCCCTTCCTCCACCGTCGGGGCATTCCGACGCCTCCGCTCCGGCGCGTCGCCTTGGGCTTCTTCCTGGAGGCACTGGCGATGGGCTATGCCGCTGGAATCCAGGGCTGGATCTACAGCTCCGGGCCGTGCTACGAGCATCCACGAGCATGTGCTGCGTCGATGAATGGATCTCTTCCGAACCACGTCAACATCGGGTACCAATCGCCCGTTTATGTTCTCGAAGGTCTCAGCGAGATATTTGCTAGCCCCGCCGGGTACGAGTATACATTCACCAAGGCACCGAAGAGCATGAAATCCATCATCCAGGCTCTTTATGGCTTGACTGCAGCTGGGGGATCTATTATTGCGCTTGCGCTTACCCCGACGAACAAAGATCCTGATTTACTCGGCATGTATGCAGGGGTTTCTGGGGCGATGTTTGTGGCCGCAGTGATTGTCATGGTGGTTTCTTACAAGCATGAGGGGAGGACTGCACGGGATGATGATTC TCTATCCCAAGTGTGGTCTCTCTTCAAAATTATTCCCATTATCCGAGCTGAATGCTTCAAATCCGAGGTTAGACTGCCTGGTCTGAGGAAACACTGTACAGTAGATGTTCTGTTCATAATAACCTTCGGATGTACATGCCCCTATTTTCGGCTGACCTATACTTGCTCGCACTGGTCCCAATCATCGGACACGATGTTTCATGCTCTGTGGGCATTAAACTTAATGACAGATATTTCTGAATCCAGAAAGAAAATTTAA
- a CDS encoding MOSC domain-containing protein, whose amino-acid sequence MTAPQSTPPRVLSVTISASHNFSKNAVSSIKLIANLGVEGDCHAGETVQHRSRLHIKPPPANLRQVHLIPIEILRGICATLPTDEMRTQLLAPGALGQNITTEGVDLLSLGAGTEIRFVEDGEAVGEEAVITLTGLRNPCPQIDKFQAGLKEQFLVRDEERNIVRRLAGVMATVKKGGVVRPGMKLIIDKPSQYVPLDVV is encoded by the coding sequence ATGACAGCCCCTCAATCCACACCGCCCCGCGTCCTCTCAGTGACGATCTCGGCCTCGCATAACTTCTCCAAGAATGCCGTCTCTTCTATCAAACTTATCGCCAACCTTGGCGTGGAAGGCGACTGTCATGCCGGCGAAACTGTTCAGCACCGCTCACGCCTGCACATTAAGCCCCCGCCGGCAAACCTTCGCCAAGTGCACCTCATACCGATTGAAATTCTGCGGGGTATATGCGCAACACTGCCGACTGACGAGATGAGGACACAGCTACTGGCGCCTGGAGCTCTGGGACAGAATATCACCACCGAGGGAGTCGATCTCTTGAGTCTCGGTGCCGGAACGGAAATTCGTTtcgttgaagatggagaggcAGTGGGCGAGGAGGCTGTTATTACCCTTACAGGGTTGAGAAATCCATGTCCTCAAATCGATAAGTTCCAGGCTGGATTGAAAGAGCAGTTCTTGGTTCGTGATGAAGAGCGTAACATTGTGAGGCGGTTGGCGGGTGTCATGGCTACAGTGAAGAAGGGAGGAGTTGTGCGGCCTGGAATGAAGCTAATTATTGACAAGCCTTCCCAATATGTTCCGTTGGATGTTGTCTGA
- a CDS encoding acyl-CoA thioesterase, which produces MPDMMGFIDTLVPESLASINLWKIATIFLLAVNVKCLPFVWHYRIFKPLVRAAWRTFRSGPKLAVIPHSKTPTVFLPSITSTYAPLFECDYIMHKSNSTYFTDLDASRSYLLSALCYDGLVTVDRELAAEGKKGMLAAIIGSVTTSFKKEIRIFQEYEVWSRILTWDRKWLYIVTHFVQKGSAKPTGYLIAKSTRLDLRRSTEESRCHSGQPVIFATSISKYVFKKGRLTIPPERILRASGLMGQDNKEEKREVLPNNVQGHTSDSGVPEDIESERLKGMKYAESWNQLDSLHEELLKQDELVNGVLALNHFGDISLPWKRFTTA; this is translated from the exons ATGCCCGACATGATGGGCTTCATTGATACCCTCGTGCCCGAAAGTCTAGCGTCAATCAATTTATGGAAAATCGCGACCATCTTTTTGCTGGCGGTGAATGTGAAATGCTTGCCTTTCGTGTGGCAT TATCGCATCTTTAAACCCCTGGTAAGAGCCGCGTGGCGAACGTTTCGCTCTGGCCCTAAGTTGGCGGTGATCCCTCACTCCAAGACGCCGACGGTATTCCTGCCTTCTATCACAAGCACCTACGCTCCCTTATTTGAATGCGACTACATCATGCACAAGTCAAACAGTACATACTTCACTGATTTAGATGCAAGTCGATCATATCTTCTCTCCGCCCTCTGTTATGACGGATTGGTCACGGTTGACCGCGAACTAGCCGCCgagggaaagaagggcaTGTTGGCTGCTATCATAGGGTCAGTCACCACCAGCTTTAAGAAAGAGATCCGGATCTTCCAGGAGTACGAGGTGTGGTCCAGAATTCTTACGTGGGATCGAAAATGGCTCTATATTGTGACCCATTTCGTCCAGAAAGGCTCAGCGAAACCGACAGGTTATCTAATCGCGAAATCCACGCGCCTTGACTTGAGGAGGTCGACCGAAGAATCCAGATGCCACTCTGGCCAACCGGTTATTTTTGCTACATCGATTTCCAAATACGTCTTTAAGAAAGGGCGGCTCACCATCCCTCCGGAACGAATTTTGAGAGCTTCCGGCCTTATGGGACAGGATAATAAGGAAGAGAAACGCGAAGTTCTCCCTAACAATGTTCAAGGACACACAAGCGACTCGGGCGTTCCTGAAGATATAGAGTCGGAACGCCTCAAGGGTATGAAGTACGCTGAATCCTGGAACCAATTGGACTCCCTTCACGAAGAACTACTCAAGCAAGATGAGTTAGTCAATGGCGTACTAGCTCTAAATCATTTTGGAGACATCTCGCTTCCCTGGAAACGATTTACAACTGCCTAA